In Streptomyces dangxiongensis, one DNA window encodes the following:
- a CDS encoding peptidase inhibitor family I36 protein, whose amino-acid sequence MRRITSLAIASVAFAAALGTAPAVSAPAATQSGAVAAAFHCDPGHFCIYSGWDGGGTRCQWTSEKVANTADACSFIRNGKKVLSVWNGTGHRIQYYTQTNYHARVGSTTAGHGGNLQGSYQIRSFKKQ is encoded by the coding sequence ATGCGCCGTATCACCTCGCTCGCCATCGCCTCGGTCGCCTTCGCGGCGGCCCTCGGCACCGCCCCCGCCGTGTCCGCCCCGGCGGCCACGCAGTCCGGCGCCGTCGCCGCGGCCTTCCACTGCGACCCGGGGCACTTCTGCATCTACAGCGGCTGGGACGGCGGCGGGACCCGCTGCCAGTGGACGTCGGAGAAGGTCGCGAACACCGCCGACGCGTGCTCCTTCATCCGCAACGGCAAGAAGGTGCTGTCCGTGTGGAACGGCACAGGTCACCGCATCCAGTACTACACGCAGACCAACTACCACGCGCGCGTCGGATCGACGACCGCCGGTCATGGCGGCAACCTCCAGGGCAGCTACCAGATCCGCTCCTTCAAGAAGCAGTAG